CATTCTCTTTCGGCATACCAAGATCTTGTGCGATCTGTGCATGTTTCACCAAATGGCGATACTCACCATGTACAGGAATAAAGAACTTCGGACGAATCAAATTATGCATCATCTTCAATTCCTCTTGGCTGGCATGACCCGATACATGAATACCCGAAGTGCGTTCATAAATAACATTCGCACCGAGCTTCAATAAGCAGTCGATCGTCTGAGAAACAAGCTTCTCATTTCCCGGAATCGGCGTCGCCGAAATAATGATCGTATCATCGGGAGCAATATCGACCTTACGATGATCAGACTTCGCCATACGTGTCAAAGCCGACATCGGCTCACCCTGACTGCCCGTCGTCACGATAACGACTTGCGAAGACGGATAATTGCGGATCTCATCAATATCGATCAACACACCTTCCGGCACATCGAGATATCCAAGTTCAAGCGAAATATTAACAACGTTGACCATACTGCGACCAAGCACAGCAACCTTGCGATTGTACTTGCAAGCCGACTCAATAACCTGTTGAATACGATGCACATTCGACGAGAACGTCGCAATAATGATACGCCCCTTCGCCGAGCGGAACGATGCATCGAACGCCTGACCGACCGAACGCTCACTCATCGTGAAGCCCGGACGCTCCGCATTTGTCGAATCCGCCATCAAAACAAGAACCCCTTCTTCGCCAACTTCGGCGAACTTCTGAAAATCCATGACCTTGCCATCGACAGGCGTCTGATCAAACTTAAAATCACCTGTATGTACGACCGTACCAACAGGCGTCTTGATCGCAAGACCGACAGAATCAGCAATACTATGGCTCACTCGAATAAACCCGATCTGGAAACAAGCTGCACGAATCGTATCCCCCGCCTGTACCGTAACCAAATTATTCGAAGAAACACCATTTTCACGAAGACGCCCCTCAAGAATACCAAGCGTCAACTGCGTACCATAGACAGGAACATCGGATAGCTGCTTCATCACGTACGGCAACGCACCAATATGATCCTCATGTCCATGCGTAAGGAC
This genomic window from Selenomonadales bacterium contains:
- a CDS encoding ribonuclease J, encoding MAKAQQKLQIIPLGGLGEIGKNMTVVRYGDDIIVIDAGLMFPDDDMLGIDLVIPDISYLVENKDMVKAIVLTHGHEDHIGALPYVMKQLSDVPVYGTQLTLGILEGRLRENGVSSNNLVTVQAGDTIRAACFQIGFIRVSHSIADSVGLAIKTPVGTVVHTGDFKFDQTPVDGKVMDFQKFAEVGEEGVLVLMADSTNAERPGFTMSERSVGQAFDASFRSAKGRIIIATFSSNVHRIQQVIESACKYNRKVAVLGRSMVNVVNISLELGYLDVPEGVLIDIDEIRNYPSSQVVIVTTGSQGEPMSALTRMAKSDHRKVDIAPDDTIIISATPIPGNEKLVSQTIDCLLKLGANVIYERTSGIHVSGHASQEELKMMHNLIRPKFFIPVHGEYRHLVKHAQIAQDLGMPKENVFIAENGNVLEFTQEKGMIAGKVTAGKILVDGLGVGDVGNIVLRDRRQLSQDGILIIVMTMDKASGTIVAGPDIVSRGFVYVRESEALMEEAREKVKQALDKCEESRISEWSTIKSNVRDALGRYLYERTKRRPMILPIIMEI